In Blattabacterium cuenoti, the following proteins share a genomic window:
- the rplU gene encoding 50S ribosomal protein L21, with translation MNYAIVNIQGKQFKLFEKKYSYVPKIIVEEGKKIILNKVLFFSSEKESYLGTPFLNNIIIEVEILQHLKGKKIIVFKKKRRKGYKVKKGVRPHFTKIKVISFIKK, from the coding sequence ATGAATTATGCTATCGTTAATATACAAGGAAAACAATTTAAACTTTTTGAAAAAAAATATTCTTATGTTCCTAAAATTATTGTAGAAGAAGGAAAAAAGATTATCTTAAATAAAGTTTTATTTTTTTCTTCAGAAAAAGAATCATATTTAGGGACACCTTTTTTAAACAATATTATTATAGAAGTAGAAATATTACAACATTTAAAAGGAAAAAAAATTATTGTTTTTAAAAAAAAAAGAAGGAAAGGGTATAAAGTAAAAAAAGGTGTCAGACCTCATTTTACGAAAATAAAAGTAATTTCATTTATTAAAAAATAA